The Neodiprion virginianus isolate iyNeoVirg1 chromosome 5, iyNeoVirg1.1, whole genome shotgun sequence genome contains a region encoding:
- the LOC124304396 gene encoding uncharacterized protein LOC124304396 isoform X7, producing the protein MRTYRSYDVNAVEGGGTESSPVQRKPFFIVKLILFLVLCAIIITLCILWVSKSKEASRDNNIVGKQDGLQGGYDGTSQMPVSEFDTQETTTTETPDTSPLTAGGESRQETTTTETPDTSPSTAGVESRQETTTPQTPDTSPLTAGGESRQETTTPQTPDTSPSTAGGESRQETTTTETPDASPSTAGGESRQETTTTETPDTSPLTADGESRQETTTSETPDTSPSTASDESRQEPTTTETPDTSPSTAGVESRQEPTTTETPDTSPSTAGVESRQETTTPQTPDTSPSTASDESRQEPTTTETPDTSPSTAGVESRQETTTPQTPDTSPSTAGGESRQETTTTETPDTSPSTAGVESRQETTTPQTPDTSPSTAGVESRQETTTPQTPDTSPSTAGGESRQETTTTETPDTSPSTAGVESRQETTTPQTPDTSPSTAGVESRQETTTPQTPDTSPSTAGVESRQETTTPQTPDTSPSTASDESRQEPTTTETPDTSPSTNHMQPVTLSEVMSKMAKATASRILSYMNHSSDACDDFYEYACGEFEDNQLTIENDLAEQAMQRIFTEAQKRRSDKQPFLDYYESCLNYEKTTNQSERLTNVRRAVQEIGRFDYTDNIGKDDTQPKFIDTLRRLFERNSALLFDITPDLAVTEGNCNTEPETVQFTWKIGPLISRTDPYTNRRAEECYKQQESVRNKPEVNLTEVYGTYKECKNYLGTFTTSIKDSVKKIFETDFDRSERIGVDVEKLIELFRLPEMDEDEIRKAYATKKYILKGDDDLSVRWARNQSPFLDFKKLLPPRANVERKRWHGYLLEDLTRAVKNVAFRSYRIDDETWINDALLAIYANDVYHEFAAPRHDVENYCKRLATNLMKTHASSLYMSSFKSEELEVMDRTVIEMFEKLRKTLESNVLKQKWIGKKSKEAILKKIASLSIATPAHRTDYHNSNDNEIELTGDFFNDTMALRKMYRTSMYQMLDKRPSEEIWTYFAQPYDASTSSIYELEKIIIPFGAVDWRFLDRSYTTSTQHLGLATLGTLIANEITHHFDFTGINYLNGRKGRGVAPVFCSSTEDDIAYRSDYKNHYQNLRGKMDSIFLPSTSQNIHYSISDLSLNERFSDDAGLRLAYDTMLNLPAEAKIPLPWLSNSESNEIQQFFLAYAQMQCTKKPLTTSFRSLYEDENLPSRLRIAITAANNEALGEAWQCKTGTKVRPEEKTYNFPHLDGIDFGRDTEALPPYQ; encoded by the exons atgcGGACCTATAGGTCGTACGACGTGAATGCTGTGGAAGGAGGTGGGACGGAGTCTTCTCCAGTTCAACGAAAACCTTTCTTTATCGTTAAACTGATCTTATTTCTTGTACTTTGTGCCATAATTATCACATTGTGCATATTGTGGGTGTCAAAAAGTAAAGAAGCGTCGAGGGATAATAATATCGTAGGAAAACAG GATGGATTACAAGGAGGGTATGATGGAACAAGTCAAATGCCTGTCAGCGAATTTGATACACAGGAGACTACGACTACTGAAACACCGGACACTTCACCTTTAAC GGCAGGCGGCGAATCTAGACAGGAGACTACGACTACTGAAACACCGGACACTTCACCTTCTAC GGCAGGTGTCGAATCTAGACAGGAGACTACGACTCCCCAAACACCGGACACTTCACCTTTAAC GGCAGGCGGCGAATCTAGACAGGAGACTACGACTCCCCAAACACCGGACACTTCACCTTCTAC GGCAGGCGGCGAATCTAGACAGGAGACTACGACTACTGAAACACCGGACGCTTCACCTTCTAC GGCAGGCGGCGAATCTAGACAGGAGACTACGACTACTGAAACACCGGACACTTCTCCTTTAAC GGCAGACGGCGAATCTAGACAGGAGACTACGACTAGTGAAACACCGGACACTTCACCTTCTAC GGCAAGCGACGAATCTAGACAGGAGCCTACGACTACTGAAACACCGGACACTTCACCTTCTAC GGCAGGCGTCGAATCTAGACAGGAGCCTACGACTACTGAAACACCGGACACTTCACCTTCAAC GGCAGGCGTCGAATCTAGACAGGAGACTACGACTCCCCAAACACCGGACACTTCACCTTCAAC GGCAAGCGACGAATCTAGACAGGAGCCTACGACTACTGAAACACCGGACACTTCACCTTCTAC GGCAGGCGTCGAATCTAGACAGGAGACTACGACTCCCCAAACACCGGACACTTCACCTTCAAC GGCAGGCGGCGAATCTAGACAGGAGACTACGACTACTGAAACACCGGACACTTCACCTTCTAC GGCAGGCGTCGAATCTAGACAGGAGACTACGACTCCCCAAACACCGGACACTTCACCTTCAAC GGCAGGCGTCGAATCTAGACAGGAGACTACGACTCCCCAAACACCGGACACTTCACCTTCAAC GGCAGGCGGCGAATCTAGACAGGAGACTACGACTACTGAAACACCGGACACTTCACCTTCTAC GGCAGGCGTCGAATCTAGACAGGAGACTACGACTCCCCAAACACCGGACACTTCACCTTCAAC GGCAGGCGTCGAATCTAGACAGGAGACTACGACTCCCCAAACACCGGACACTTCACCTTCAAC GGCAGGCGTCGAATCTAGACAGGAGACTACGACTCCCCAAACACCGGACACTTCACCTTCAAC GGCAAGCGACGAATCTAGACAGGAGCCTACGACTACTGAAACACCGGACACTTCACCTTCTAC aaatcacatgcaacctGTGACGTTATCTGAAGTTATGTCAAAAATGGCCAAAGCCACAGCGAGTCGAATTCTTTCCTACATGAACCATTCTTCCGATGCGTGTGatgatttttatgaatacGCTTGTGGAGAGTTCGAAGATAACCAGCTTACGATAGAAAATGACCTCGCAGAACAAGCAATGCAACgaattttca CCGAGGCTCAAAAACGCCGAAGTGACAAACAGCCCTTTCTCGACTATTACGAAAGCTGCCTGAATTACGAAAAGACGACCAATCAGTCTGAAAGATTGACAAACG TTCGACGAGCTGTACAAGAAATCGGACGTTTTGATTACACGGATAACATTGGGAAGGATGATACCCAACCTAAATTCATCGATACGCTCCGGAGACTTTTCGAACGGAACAG CGCCCTCTTATTCGACATTACTCCAGACCTCGCAGTAACAGAAGGGAATTGTAACACAGAGCCAGAAACAGTTCAGTTTACTTGGAAAATTGGGCCACTGATCAGCAGAACTGACCCCTACACGAATAGAAGAGCAGAGGAATGCTATAAACAGCAGGAATCGGTGAGAAACAAACCGGAAGTGAATTTGACAGAAGTCTACGGAACTTACAAAGAGTGCAAG AACTACTTGGGCACCTTTACAACGTCCATCAAAGAtagcgtgaaaaaaattttcgaaacggATTTTGATCGATCGGAGCGAATCGGGGTTGACGTTGAGAAGCTGATTGAACTTTTCCGTCTGCCG GAGATGGATGAAGATGAAATCCGTAAGGCCTACGCAACCAAGAAATATATCTTGAAGGGTGACGATGACCTCTCTGTCAGATGGGCACGTAATCAATCGCCATTC CTTGATTTCAAGAAACTATTACCACCTCGAGCAAATGTGGAAAGAAAACGCTGGCATGGTTATCTTCTTGAAGACCTTACTCGAGCTGTAAAGAATGTCGCCTTTCGAAGCTATCGGATTGATGACGAAACGTGGATAAATGATGCTCTCCTCGCAATTTACGCTAACGATGTCTATCACGAG tTTGCTGCTCCGCGCCACGATGTCGAAAATTACTGCAAGCGACTAGCAACTAACCTGATGAAGACGCATGCATCCAGTTTATACATGTCATCATTCAAAAGCGAGGAACTCGAGGTCATGGACAGAACG GTGAtcgaaatgtttgaaaaattaaggAAAACATTGGAGTCGAATGTGTTGAAACAGAAGTGGATTGGGAAGAAGAGCAAAGAGgcaattttgaagaaaatcgcAAGTCTCTCGATCGCGACACCCGCCCACCGAACCGATTATCATAACTCAAACGACAATGAG ATCGAACTCACAGGcgattttttcaacgacacAATGGCGCTGCGGAAGATGTACAGAACGTCCATGTACCAGATGCTGGATAAACGGCCAAGCGAAGAAAT ATGGACGTACTTCGCCCAACCGTACGACGCGTCGACTTCATCTATATACGAGctcgagaaaataattataccgtTCGGAGCTGTAGATTGGCGCTTTTTGGACCGTTCCTACACCACGTCAACGCAGCATTTGGGGCTAGCTACTCTTGGAACGCTTATCGCCAATGAAATTACTCATCATTTTGACTTCACAG GCATAAATTACCTGAACGGTCGGAAAGGTAGGGGCGTGGCGCCTGTTTTCTGCTCTAGCACGGAGGATGATATAGCTTACAGAAGCGACTACAAAAACCATTACCAAAATTTGAGGGGAAAAATGGACTCCATCTTCCTGCCATCGACTTctcaaaatattcattacagC ATATCCGACCTCAGTCTCAATGAGAGATTCTCAGACGACGCCGGCCTGCGACTCGCCTACGATACGATGTTAAACTTACCCGCGGAAGCTAAAATACCATTGCCCTGGCTTTCGAACTCGGAATCTAACGAGATACAACAATTCTTCTTGGCCTATGCTCAG ATGCAATGCACAAAGAAGCCTCTCACAACATCCTTCAGATCGCTCTACGAAGACGAAAACTTGCCAAGCCGACTACGGATTGCGATAACTGCCGCCAATAACGAAGCCCTTGGAGAAGCCTGGCAGTGCAAAACGGGAACCAAAGTCCGCCCTGAGGAAAAAACATATAATTTTCCTCACCTCGACGGTATAGACTTCGGTCGTGATACCGAAGCACTCCCACCTTATCAATGA
- the LOC124304396 gene encoding uncharacterized protein LOC124304396 isoform X35 → MRTYRSYDVNAVEGGGTESSPVQRKPFFIVKLILFLVLCAIIITLCILWVSKSKEASRDNNIVGKQDGLQGGYDGTSQMPVSEFDTQETTTTETPDTSPLTAGGESRQETTTTETPDTSPSTAGVESRQETTTPQTPDTSPLTAGGESRQETTTPQTPDTSPSTAGGESRQETTTTETPDASPSTAGGESRQETTTTETPDTSPLTADGESRQETTTSETPDTSPSTASDESRQEPTTTETPDTSPSTAGVESRQEPTTTETPDTSPSTAGVESRQETTTPQTPDTSPSTASDESRQEPTTTETPDTSPSTAGVESRQETTTPQTPDTSPSTAGGESRQETTTTETPDTSPSTAGVESRQETTTPQTPDTSPSTASDESRQEPTTTETPDTSPSTAGGESRQETTTTETPDTSPSTNHMQPVTLSEVMSKMAKATASRILSYMNHSSDACDDFYEYACGEFEDNQLTIENDLAEQAMQRIFTEAQKRRSDKQPFLDYYESCLNYEKTTNQSERLTNVRRAVQEIGRFDYTDNIGKDDTQPKFIDTLRRLFERNSALLFDITPDLAVTEGNCNTEPETVQFTWKIGPLISRTDPYTNRRAEECYKQQESVRNKPEVNLTEVYGTYKECKNYLGTFTTSIKDSVKKIFETDFDRSERIGVDVEKLIELFRLPEMDEDEIRKAYATKKYILKGDDDLSVRWARNQSPFLDFKKLLPPRANVERKRWHGYLLEDLTRAVKNVAFRSYRIDDETWINDALLAIYANDVYHEFAAPRHDVENYCKRLATNLMKTHASSLYMSSFKSEELEVMDRTVIEMFEKLRKTLESNVLKQKWIGKKSKEAILKKIASLSIATPAHRTDYHNSNDNEIELTGDFFNDTMALRKMYRTSMYQMLDKRPSEEIWTYFAQPYDASTSSIYELEKIIIPFGAVDWRFLDRSYTTSTQHLGLATLGTLIANEITHHFDFTGINYLNGRKGRGVAPVFCSSTEDDIAYRSDYKNHYQNLRGKMDSIFLPSTSQNIHYSISDLSLNERFSDDAGLRLAYDTMLNLPAEAKIPLPWLSNSESNEIQQFFLAYAQMQCTKKPLTTSFRSLYEDENLPSRLRIAITAANNEALGEAWQCKTGTKVRPEEKTYNFPHLDGIDFGRDTEALPPYQ, encoded by the exons atgcGGACCTATAGGTCGTACGACGTGAATGCTGTGGAAGGAGGTGGGACGGAGTCTTCTCCAGTTCAACGAAAACCTTTCTTTATCGTTAAACTGATCTTATTTCTTGTACTTTGTGCCATAATTATCACATTGTGCATATTGTGGGTGTCAAAAAGTAAAGAAGCGTCGAGGGATAATAATATCGTAGGAAAACAG GATGGATTACAAGGAGGGTATGATGGAACAAGTCAAATGCCTGTCAGCGAATTTGATACACAGGAGACTACGACTACTGAAACACCGGACACTTCACCTTTAAC GGCAGGCGGCGAATCTAGACAGGAGACTACGACTACTGAAACACCGGACACTTCACCTTCTAC GGCAGGTGTCGAATCTAGACAGGAGACTACGACTCCCCAAACACCGGACACTTCACCTTTAAC GGCAGGCGGCGAATCTAGACAGGAGACTACGACTCCCCAAACACCGGACACTTCACCTTCTAC GGCAGGCGGCGAATCTAGACAGGAGACTACGACTACTGAAACACCGGACGCTTCACCTTCTAC GGCAGGCGGCGAATCTAGACAGGAGACTACGACTACTGAAACACCGGACACTTCTCCTTTAAC GGCAGACGGCGAATCTAGACAGGAGACTACGACTAGTGAAACACCGGACACTTCACCTTCTAC GGCAAGCGACGAATCTAGACAGGAGCCTACGACTACTGAAACACCGGACACTTCACCTTCTAC GGCAGGCGTCGAATCTAGACAGGAGCCTACGACTACTGAAACACCGGACACTTCACCTTCAAC GGCAGGCGTCGAATCTAGACAGGAGACTACGACTCCCCAAACACCGGACACTTCACCTTCAAC GGCAAGCGACGAATCTAGACAGGAGCCTACGACTACTGAAACACCGGACACTTCACCTTCTAC GGCAGGCGTCGAATCTAGACAGGAGACTACGACTCCCCAAACACCGGACACTTCACCTTCAAC GGCAGGCGGCGAATCTAGACAGGAGACTACGACTACTGAAACACCGGACACTTCACCTTCTAC GGCAGGCGTCGAATCTAGACAGGAGACTACGACTCCCCAAACACCGGACACTTCACCTTCAAC GGCAAGCGACGAATCTAGACAGGAGCCTACGACTACTGAAACACCGGACACTTCACCTTCTAC GGCAGGCGGCGAATCTAGACAGGAGACTACGACTACTGAAACACCGGACACTTCACCTTCTAC aaatcacatgcaacctGTGACGTTATCTGAAGTTATGTCAAAAATGGCCAAAGCCACAGCGAGTCGAATTCTTTCCTACATGAACCATTCTTCCGATGCGTGTGatgatttttatgaatacGCTTGTGGAGAGTTCGAAGATAACCAGCTTACGATAGAAAATGACCTCGCAGAACAAGCAATGCAACgaattttca CCGAGGCTCAAAAACGCCGAAGTGACAAACAGCCCTTTCTCGACTATTACGAAAGCTGCCTGAATTACGAAAAGACGACCAATCAGTCTGAAAGATTGACAAACG TTCGACGAGCTGTACAAGAAATCGGACGTTTTGATTACACGGATAACATTGGGAAGGATGATACCCAACCTAAATTCATCGATACGCTCCGGAGACTTTTCGAACGGAACAG CGCCCTCTTATTCGACATTACTCCAGACCTCGCAGTAACAGAAGGGAATTGTAACACAGAGCCAGAAACAGTTCAGTTTACTTGGAAAATTGGGCCACTGATCAGCAGAACTGACCCCTACACGAATAGAAGAGCAGAGGAATGCTATAAACAGCAGGAATCGGTGAGAAACAAACCGGAAGTGAATTTGACAGAAGTCTACGGAACTTACAAAGAGTGCAAG AACTACTTGGGCACCTTTACAACGTCCATCAAAGAtagcgtgaaaaaaattttcgaaacggATTTTGATCGATCGGAGCGAATCGGGGTTGACGTTGAGAAGCTGATTGAACTTTTCCGTCTGCCG GAGATGGATGAAGATGAAATCCGTAAGGCCTACGCAACCAAGAAATATATCTTGAAGGGTGACGATGACCTCTCTGTCAGATGGGCACGTAATCAATCGCCATTC CTTGATTTCAAGAAACTATTACCACCTCGAGCAAATGTGGAAAGAAAACGCTGGCATGGTTATCTTCTTGAAGACCTTACTCGAGCTGTAAAGAATGTCGCCTTTCGAAGCTATCGGATTGATGACGAAACGTGGATAAATGATGCTCTCCTCGCAATTTACGCTAACGATGTCTATCACGAG tTTGCTGCTCCGCGCCACGATGTCGAAAATTACTGCAAGCGACTAGCAACTAACCTGATGAAGACGCATGCATCCAGTTTATACATGTCATCATTCAAAAGCGAGGAACTCGAGGTCATGGACAGAACG GTGAtcgaaatgtttgaaaaattaaggAAAACATTGGAGTCGAATGTGTTGAAACAGAAGTGGATTGGGAAGAAGAGCAAAGAGgcaattttgaagaaaatcgcAAGTCTCTCGATCGCGACACCCGCCCACCGAACCGATTATCATAACTCAAACGACAATGAG ATCGAACTCACAGGcgattttttcaacgacacAATGGCGCTGCGGAAGATGTACAGAACGTCCATGTACCAGATGCTGGATAAACGGCCAAGCGAAGAAAT ATGGACGTACTTCGCCCAACCGTACGACGCGTCGACTTCATCTATATACGAGctcgagaaaataattataccgtTCGGAGCTGTAGATTGGCGCTTTTTGGACCGTTCCTACACCACGTCAACGCAGCATTTGGGGCTAGCTACTCTTGGAACGCTTATCGCCAATGAAATTACTCATCATTTTGACTTCACAG GCATAAATTACCTGAACGGTCGGAAAGGTAGGGGCGTGGCGCCTGTTTTCTGCTCTAGCACGGAGGATGATATAGCTTACAGAAGCGACTACAAAAACCATTACCAAAATTTGAGGGGAAAAATGGACTCCATCTTCCTGCCATCGACTTctcaaaatattcattacagC ATATCCGACCTCAGTCTCAATGAGAGATTCTCAGACGACGCCGGCCTGCGACTCGCCTACGATACGATGTTAAACTTACCCGCGGAAGCTAAAATACCATTGCCCTGGCTTTCGAACTCGGAATCTAACGAGATACAACAATTCTTCTTGGCCTATGCTCAG ATGCAATGCACAAAGAAGCCTCTCACAACATCCTTCAGATCGCTCTACGAAGACGAAAACTTGCCAAGCCGACTACGGATTGCGATAACTGCCGCCAATAACGAAGCCCTTGGAGAAGCCTGGCAGTGCAAAACGGGAACCAAAGTCCGCCCTGAGGAAAAAACATATAATTTTCCTCACCTCGACGGTATAGACTTCGGTCGTGATACCGAAGCACTCCCACCTTATCAATGA
- the LOC124304396 gene encoding uncharacterized protein LOC124304396 isoform X36: MRTYRSYDVNAVEGGGTESSPVQRKPFFIVKLILFLVLCAIIITLCILWVSKSKEASRDNNIVGKQDGLQGGYDGTSQMPVSEFDTQETTTTETPDTSPLTAGGESRQETTTTETPDTSPSTAGVESRQETTTPQTPDTSPLTAGGESRQETTTPQTPDTSPSTAGGESRQETTTTETPDASPSTAGGESRQETTTTETPDTSPLTADGESRQETTTSETPDTSPSTASDESRQEPTTTETPDTSPSTAGVESRQEPTTTETPDTSPSTAGVESRQETTTPQTPDTSPSTASDESRQEPTTTETPDTSPSTAGVESRQETTTPQTPDTSPSTAGGESRQETTTTETPDTSPSTAGVESRQETTTPQTPDTSPSTAGVESRQETTTPQTPDTSPSTAGGESRQETTTTETPDTSPSTNHMQPVTLSEVMSKMAKATASRILSYMNHSSDACDDFYEYACGEFEDNQLTIENDLAEQAMQRIFTEAQKRRSDKQPFLDYYESCLNYEKTTNQSERLTNVRRAVQEIGRFDYTDNIGKDDTQPKFIDTLRRLFERNSALLFDITPDLAVTEGNCNTEPETVQFTWKIGPLISRTDPYTNRRAEECYKQQESVRNKPEVNLTEVYGTYKECKNYLGTFTTSIKDSVKKIFETDFDRSERIGVDVEKLIELFRLPEMDEDEIRKAYATKKYILKGDDDLSVRWARNQSPFLDFKKLLPPRANVERKRWHGYLLEDLTRAVKNVAFRSYRIDDETWINDALLAIYANDVYHEFAAPRHDVENYCKRLATNLMKTHASSLYMSSFKSEELEVMDRTVIEMFEKLRKTLESNVLKQKWIGKKSKEAILKKIASLSIATPAHRTDYHNSNDNEIELTGDFFNDTMALRKMYRTSMYQMLDKRPSEEIWTYFAQPYDASTSSIYELEKIIIPFGAVDWRFLDRSYTTSTQHLGLATLGTLIANEITHHFDFTGINYLNGRKGRGVAPVFCSSTEDDIAYRSDYKNHYQNLRGKMDSIFLPSTSQNIHYSISDLSLNERFSDDAGLRLAYDTMLNLPAEAKIPLPWLSNSESNEIQQFFLAYAQMQCTKKPLTTSFRSLYEDENLPSRLRIAITAANNEALGEAWQCKTGTKVRPEEKTYNFPHLDGIDFGRDTEALPPYQ; encoded by the exons atgcGGACCTATAGGTCGTACGACGTGAATGCTGTGGAAGGAGGTGGGACGGAGTCTTCTCCAGTTCAACGAAAACCTTTCTTTATCGTTAAACTGATCTTATTTCTTGTACTTTGTGCCATAATTATCACATTGTGCATATTGTGGGTGTCAAAAAGTAAAGAAGCGTCGAGGGATAATAATATCGTAGGAAAACAG GATGGATTACAAGGAGGGTATGATGGAACAAGTCAAATGCCTGTCAGCGAATTTGATACACAGGAGACTACGACTACTGAAACACCGGACACTTCACCTTTAAC GGCAGGCGGCGAATCTAGACAGGAGACTACGACTACTGAAACACCGGACACTTCACCTTCTAC GGCAGGTGTCGAATCTAGACAGGAGACTACGACTCCCCAAACACCGGACACTTCACCTTTAAC GGCAGGCGGCGAATCTAGACAGGAGACTACGACTCCCCAAACACCGGACACTTCACCTTCTAC GGCAGGCGGCGAATCTAGACAGGAGACTACGACTACTGAAACACCGGACGCTTCACCTTCTAC GGCAGGCGGCGAATCTAGACAGGAGACTACGACTACTGAAACACCGGACACTTCTCCTTTAAC GGCAGACGGCGAATCTAGACAGGAGACTACGACTAGTGAAACACCGGACACTTCACCTTCTAC GGCAAGCGACGAATCTAGACAGGAGCCTACGACTACTGAAACACCGGACACTTCACCTTCTAC GGCAGGCGTCGAATCTAGACAGGAGCCTACGACTACTGAAACACCGGACACTTCACCTTCAAC GGCAGGCGTCGAATCTAGACAGGAGACTACGACTCCCCAAACACCGGACACTTCACCTTCAAC GGCAAGCGACGAATCTAGACAGGAGCCTACGACTACTGAAACACCGGACACTTCACCTTCTAC GGCAGGCGTCGAATCTAGACAGGAGACTACGACTCCCCAAACACCGGACACTTCACCTTCAAC GGCAGGCGGCGAATCTAGACAGGAGACTACGACTACTGAAACACCGGACACTTCACCTTCTAC GGCAGGCGTCGAATCTAGACAGGAGACTACGACTCCCCAAACACCGGACACTTCACCTTCAAC GGCAGGCGTCGAATCTAGACAGGAGACTACGACTCCCCAAACACCGGACACTTCACCTTCAAC GGCAGGCGGCGAATCTAGACAGGAGACTACGACTACTGAAACACCGGACACTTCACCTTCTAC aaatcacatgcaacctGTGACGTTATCTGAAGTTATGTCAAAAATGGCCAAAGCCACAGCGAGTCGAATTCTTTCCTACATGAACCATTCTTCCGATGCGTGTGatgatttttatgaatacGCTTGTGGAGAGTTCGAAGATAACCAGCTTACGATAGAAAATGACCTCGCAGAACAAGCAATGCAACgaattttca CCGAGGCTCAAAAACGCCGAAGTGACAAACAGCCCTTTCTCGACTATTACGAAAGCTGCCTGAATTACGAAAAGACGACCAATCAGTCTGAAAGATTGACAAACG TTCGACGAGCTGTACAAGAAATCGGACGTTTTGATTACACGGATAACATTGGGAAGGATGATACCCAACCTAAATTCATCGATACGCTCCGGAGACTTTTCGAACGGAACAG CGCCCTCTTATTCGACATTACTCCAGACCTCGCAGTAACAGAAGGGAATTGTAACACAGAGCCAGAAACAGTTCAGTTTACTTGGAAAATTGGGCCACTGATCAGCAGAACTGACCCCTACACGAATAGAAGAGCAGAGGAATGCTATAAACAGCAGGAATCGGTGAGAAACAAACCGGAAGTGAATTTGACAGAAGTCTACGGAACTTACAAAGAGTGCAAG AACTACTTGGGCACCTTTACAACGTCCATCAAAGAtagcgtgaaaaaaattttcgaaacggATTTTGATCGATCGGAGCGAATCGGGGTTGACGTTGAGAAGCTGATTGAACTTTTCCGTCTGCCG GAGATGGATGAAGATGAAATCCGTAAGGCCTACGCAACCAAGAAATATATCTTGAAGGGTGACGATGACCTCTCTGTCAGATGGGCACGTAATCAATCGCCATTC CTTGATTTCAAGAAACTATTACCACCTCGAGCAAATGTGGAAAGAAAACGCTGGCATGGTTATCTTCTTGAAGACCTTACTCGAGCTGTAAAGAATGTCGCCTTTCGAAGCTATCGGATTGATGACGAAACGTGGATAAATGATGCTCTCCTCGCAATTTACGCTAACGATGTCTATCACGAG tTTGCTGCTCCGCGCCACGATGTCGAAAATTACTGCAAGCGACTAGCAACTAACCTGATGAAGACGCATGCATCCAGTTTATACATGTCATCATTCAAAAGCGAGGAACTCGAGGTCATGGACAGAACG GTGAtcgaaatgtttgaaaaattaaggAAAACATTGGAGTCGAATGTGTTGAAACAGAAGTGGATTGGGAAGAAGAGCAAAGAGgcaattttgaagaaaatcgcAAGTCTCTCGATCGCGACACCCGCCCACCGAACCGATTATCATAACTCAAACGACAATGAG ATCGAACTCACAGGcgattttttcaacgacacAATGGCGCTGCGGAAGATGTACAGAACGTCCATGTACCAGATGCTGGATAAACGGCCAAGCGAAGAAAT ATGGACGTACTTCGCCCAACCGTACGACGCGTCGACTTCATCTATATACGAGctcgagaaaataattataccgtTCGGAGCTGTAGATTGGCGCTTTTTGGACCGTTCCTACACCACGTCAACGCAGCATTTGGGGCTAGCTACTCTTGGAACGCTTATCGCCAATGAAATTACTCATCATTTTGACTTCACAG GCATAAATTACCTGAACGGTCGGAAAGGTAGGGGCGTGGCGCCTGTTTTCTGCTCTAGCACGGAGGATGATATAGCTTACAGAAGCGACTACAAAAACCATTACCAAAATTTGAGGGGAAAAATGGACTCCATCTTCCTGCCATCGACTTctcaaaatattcattacagC ATATCCGACCTCAGTCTCAATGAGAGATTCTCAGACGACGCCGGCCTGCGACTCGCCTACGATACGATGTTAAACTTACCCGCGGAAGCTAAAATACCATTGCCCTGGCTTTCGAACTCGGAATCTAACGAGATACAACAATTCTTCTTGGCCTATGCTCAG ATGCAATGCACAAAGAAGCCTCTCACAACATCCTTCAGATCGCTCTACGAAGACGAAAACTTGCCAAGCCGACTACGGATTGCGATAACTGCCGCCAATAACGAAGCCCTTGGAGAAGCCTGGCAGTGCAAAACGGGAACCAAAGTCCGCCCTGAGGAAAAAACATATAATTTTCCTCACCTCGACGGTATAGACTTCGGTCGTGATACCGAAGCACTCCCACCTTATCAATGA